The Roseiconus lacunae genome has a segment encoding these proteins:
- a CDS encoding PVC-type heme-binding CxxCH protein: MNLFRSPLVIWGIASIGLAANLWAEETKTRFTTVVLSEVFHSEGASVADLNRDGASDVVSGPYWYEGPDFRTKHAYANVTTPTIKAYSDHFFSFASDLDQDGWVDLVAIPIPGEDVYWYRNPGQNKSKIDKSTTGSEAWERFPLLTGVGNESPTLADVDGDEIPDLVCVHQGRLGYARQQDDPRSPWRFIPVSDREGYGRFTHGLGIGDLNGDGKVDILETNGWWEQSERSAATFSFHPVQFAESGGAQMLVVDIDGDGDHDVVSSQNAHAYGLAWFEHRIGPVGDHFFVKHQVMGNDASQQVDGLAISQLHALAAADIDGDGVSDIVTGKRFWAHGGNDPGAQELPVLYWFRTARSKHGVTFEPNLISRRLGVGTQVTVADVDGNNHLDVVVGNKLGTFVAFNRGAQEASANPVEPQAVLPGTAEFRSGVRTTDPLSPEEEQKTFVLPPGFEAELVVSEPQIAKPMNLAFDHRHRLWISSSSEYPFPADEGQGRDTIKVLEDSNGDGNYDNVTTFADGLNIPIGLYPYGNGVICFSIPNIWYLQDTDGDGKADRRDVLYGPFDTSRDTHGMCNAFTRGYDGWLYACHGFNNQSSVTGGDGNTVTMHSGNTFRMRLDGSRIEHFTHGQVNPFGLAFDHEGNAFTADCHTKPVTLLLRGGYYPSFGKPHDGLGFVPPVMEHLNGSTAIGGMALYEGDQFPETYRRSAFGGNVMTSRINRNSIVDRGGSIEAVEQSDFLISGDPWFRPVDLQVGPDGALYVADFYNRIIGHYEVPLNHPGRDRHRGRVWRIKYTGKNRRDHAIVSASSYAAILTNRANVSIDEQIHQQIERLNDSNLANRMLAADVLADRIGTQAIPMIRQTLQQQTSSNSIIHTLWILYRLQDLRPDDLAIALKSNDVTVRIHGFRVLGEQNAVDGSDWILQGLTDRDVKVKRAAASAATQHPSIDYVQPLLNLLKTTDGDPHLHHVVRMALRDHLIDQELFQLATKTLTAAQLPIVLDLCLAIRTDFAGQFVAKHIDRIASKPPTQLAEFLQFASRYGDNSDLQAVINLARETFAQNLAVQETLLRSVKNGRAQRGETMPKAVQSWATDLACGYLGIESPDAGLPEFVAAIGWKYIPSPRQIDQPNPWTVSTKQRSADGEQASKLWSSFPRGESLTGTFRSSAFELPADFQFFIAGHDGFPGKPIQNNNFVQIRDATTREILKRWSPPRNDVAQHVRWDTGDQSGRSVIIELIDQDSASAYAWLAVGRFSLSSLNPSDSFESQRKAMDLIAEFRLDGLKPIVKQLVELSDASPQQVAAYAKAWTALAPSATKDGLAESFNVGGLTHPIQERLVVALIDGTQVAEALQETMQVATSIEQSKIAEKLASDSQGAQFLLDLVTQGRASANLLTTPAIAPKLQQVASADQQQQLHQLTKDLAAEAPELSAQIHLQREHYASGGGDRLKGAALFKIHCAVCHQVAGQGAEVGPNLDGLGARGLDRVVEDVLAPNRNVDAAFRTSVILLDDGRVLSGLVKRSEGAQLIVVDEKGKEIAISKDSIETQKQNQNSPMPANFHELLSPQQRSDLLAYLLSLTS; encoded by the coding sequence ACGTCACGACACCGACGATCAAGGCTTACTCAGATCACTTCTTTTCGTTTGCAAGTGATCTGGACCAAGATGGTTGGGTGGATCTGGTCGCCATTCCGATTCCGGGTGAAGATGTTTACTGGTATCGCAATCCGGGGCAAAACAAATCAAAAATCGATAAATCCACGACTGGCTCGGAAGCTTGGGAACGGTTTCCATTATTGACGGGAGTTGGAAATGAATCACCAACGCTGGCCGATGTCGATGGGGATGAGATACCCGATTTAGTGTGCGTTCATCAGGGACGATTGGGATACGCAAGACAGCAAGACGACCCGCGTTCGCCGTGGCGATTCATTCCAGTCAGTGACCGGGAAGGTTACGGAAGGTTCACCCACGGCTTGGGTATCGGCGACCTTAACGGCGACGGAAAAGTCGACATCCTTGAAACGAACGGTTGGTGGGAACAAAGCGAACGATCGGCCGCGACATTCAGCTTTCACCCGGTTCAGTTTGCCGAATCAGGTGGCGCGCAGATGCTGGTTGTGGACATCGATGGCGATGGTGATCACGACGTCGTGTCGTCCCAGAATGCGCACGCCTACGGACTTGCTTGGTTCGAACATCGCATCGGCCCGGTTGGAGATCACTTTTTTGTCAAGCATCAGGTCATGGGCAATGATGCCTCGCAACAGGTCGATGGACTCGCGATCTCACAACTGCATGCTCTCGCCGCCGCTGACATTGATGGTGACGGTGTGTCAGACATTGTCACGGGGAAACGGTTTTGGGCACATGGTGGAAATGACCCAGGCGCACAGGAACTTCCCGTGCTCTACTGGTTTCGAACGGCGCGTTCGAAGCACGGGGTCACATTCGAGCCAAATCTGATCTCTCGGCGACTCGGTGTCGGTACTCAAGTGACCGTTGCGGACGTCGATGGAAACAATCATTTGGATGTAGTCGTCGGAAATAAGCTGGGTACCTTTGTCGCGTTCAATCGTGGGGCACAAGAAGCGTCGGCTAATCCCGTGGAACCACAAGCAGTGCTACCCGGGACCGCAGAATTTCGATCGGGCGTTCGCACCACCGACCCACTGTCACCGGAAGAGGAGCAAAAGACATTTGTGCTTCCGCCTGGTTTCGAAGCGGAGTTAGTCGTTTCCGAACCACAGATCGCGAAACCGATGAATCTCGCCTTTGATCATCGTCATCGCCTTTGGATCAGTAGCTCATCGGAGTATCCGTTTCCCGCCGACGAAGGCCAAGGACGTGACACAATCAAAGTCCTCGAAGACTCAAATGGCGATGGCAACTATGACAACGTCACGACCTTTGCCGACGGTCTGAACATTCCTATCGGGCTCTATCCCTACGGGAATGGCGTGATCTGTTTTAGCATTCCAAACATTTGGTATCTGCAGGACACCGACGGCGATGGCAAAGCCGATCGACGTGATGTCTTGTATGGCCCCTTCGATACGAGTCGTGACACACATGGGATGTGCAATGCGTTTACCCGGGGGTATGACGGTTGGCTTTATGCTTGTCATGGATTTAATAACCAAAGTTCCGTCACAGGGGGCGATGGCAACACCGTCACAATGCACTCTGGCAATACTTTTCGAATGCGATTGGATGGTTCAAGGATTGAGCACTTTACTCACGGCCAAGTGAACCCGTTTGGGCTCGCATTCGATCACGAAGGCAACGCGTTTACCGCGGATTGCCATACCAAACCGGTGACGCTCTTATTGCGTGGTGGTTATTACCCAAGTTTCGGGAAACCACACGATGGCTTGGGGTTCGTTCCGCCCGTGATGGAGCATCTCAACGGCAGCACGGCGATCGGCGGTATGGCTTTGTACGAAGGCGACCAGTTTCCCGAAACCTACCGGCGAAGCGCCTTCGGCGGAAACGTGATGACGAGCCGCATCAATCGGAATTCGATCGTTGATCGTGGTGGATCGATCGAGGCGGTTGAACAATCCGACTTTTTGATCTCGGGAGATCCTTGGTTCCGTCCCGTCGATTTGCAAGTCGGACCAGACGGCGCGCTTTATGTCGCCGACTTTTACAACCGAATTATCGGGCACTATGAAGTCCCACTGAATCATCCCGGACGCGATCGACATCGCGGTCGCGTCTGGCGGATCAAGTACACGGGAAAAAATCGGCGTGATCACGCGATTGTTTCAGCTTCGTCGTACGCCGCGATACTGACGAATCGTGCGAATGTTTCGATTGACGAACAAATTCATCAGCAAATCGAACGACTTAATGATTCAAACTTGGCCAATCGAATGTTAGCCGCGGACGTCTTGGCCGATCGCATTGGAACCCAAGCAATTCCGATGATTCGGCAGACTTTGCAGCAGCAAACCAGTTCAAACTCCATCATCCATACGTTGTGGATTCTTTATCGGTTGCAAGATCTTAGGCCGGACGATTTAGCGATCGCACTGAAATCAAATGACGTGACGGTTCGCATCCATGGGTTCCGAGTTTTGGGCGAACAGAATGCCGTGGACGGAAGTGATTGGATTCTGCAGGGTTTGACCGATCGGGACGTTAAAGTTAAACGCGCGGCAGCTTCGGCGGCCACTCAACACCCGTCGATTGACTATGTCCAGCCACTGTTGAACCTGCTCAAGACGACGGATGGCGATCCGCACTTGCATCATGTTGTCAGGATGGCGTTACGTGATCATCTGATCGACCAAGAATTGTTTCAGCTCGCCACGAAAACATTGACGGCCGCACAACTACCAATCGTTTTGGATTTATGCCTGGCTATTAGAACCGACTTCGCTGGTCAGTTCGTAGCAAAACATATCGATCGGATCGCAAGTAAGCCACCGACACAACTTGCGGAATTCTTGCAGTTTGCGAGTCGGTACGGTGACAATTCCGATTTGCAAGCGGTCATCAATCTTGCACGTGAAACGTTTGCTCAGAATTTGGCCGTTCAGGAAACGCTTCTGCGATCGGTTAAGAATGGGCGTGCCCAGCGCGGCGAAACAATGCCCAAAGCCGTCCAATCCTGGGCGACTGACTTGGCATGCGGATATCTTGGCATTGAGAGCCCGGACGCAGGATTACCCGAGTTTGTCGCGGCGATTGGTTGGAAGTATATTCCCTCGCCGCGTCAGATTGATCAACCGAATCCCTGGACGGTCTCAACAAAACAGCGATCCGCAGATGGCGAACAAGCATCGAAACTGTGGAGCAGCTTCCCTCGTGGCGAATCATTGACTGGGACGTTTCGCAGTTCTGCGTTTGAGTTGCCGGCAGATTTTCAATTCTTCATCGCTGGTCACGATGGCTTTCCCGGCAAACCGATTCAGAACAACAATTTTGTTCAGATCCGTGACGCAACCACACGTGAAATTCTGAAGCGTTGGAGCCCGCCGCGAAACGACGTCGCTCAACACGTGCGATGGGACACGGGCGATCAAAGCGGGCGAAGCGTGATTATCGAGCTAATCGATCAGGATTCAGCGTCGGCGTATGCGTGGTTAGCCGTCGGGAGGTTCTCACTCAGTTCGTTGAATCCGTCTGACAGCTTCGAAAGTCAGCGAAAGGCGATGGATCTGATCGCCGAGTTTCGACTCGACGGACTGAAACCAATCGTGAAACAATTGGTCGAACTTTCGGATGCTTCTCCGCAACAGGTCGCCGCATACGCCAAAGCTTGGACCGCACTGGCGCCCTCGGCAACAAAAGACGGACTTGCCGAATCGTTCAATGTCGGTGGGTTGACGCATCCGATACAAGAACGACTCGTTGTCGCTTTAATTGACGGAACTCAGGTAGCTGAAGCACTTCAGGAGACGATGCAGGTCGCTACGTCCATCGAGCAAAGCAAAATCGCAGAAAAGCTCGCATCAGACTCACAAGGGGCACAGTTCCTACTCGACTTGGTCACGCAAGGTAGGGCGTCGGCAAACTTACTAACGACACCCGCGATCGCACCCAAACTTCAGCAGGTCGCAAGCGCCGATCAACAGCAACAACTCCATCAACTGACCAAAGATCTTGCCGCAGAAGCTCCGGAGTTGTCAGCCCAGATTCACTTACAGCGCGAGCACTATGCGTCCGGCGGTGGCGACCGTCTGAAAGGGGCGGCGCTCTTTAAGATTCATTGTGCGGTCTGTCATCAGGTAGCGGGACAGGGCGCCGAGGTTGGTCCAAACTTAGATGGACTCGGTGCACGAGGACTCGATCGCGTGGTCGAAGATGTGCTTGCTCCAAATCGGAACGTCGATGCGGCCTTTCGGACCAGTGTCATCTTGCTTGACGATGGGCGAGTGCTTAGTGGGTTAGTCAAACGCTCGGAGGGCGCCCAGTTAATTGTGGTGGATGAGAAAGGAAAAGAAATTGCGATCTCAAAAGATTCGATTGAGACGCAGAAGCAGAACCAAAACTCCCCGATGCCTGCAAATTTCCACGAGCTGCTTTCACCGCAACAACGAAGCGACCTACTCGCCTATTTACTCTCGCTGACGTCTTGA
- a CDS encoding DUF2314 domain-containing protein translates to MSASESPVFTSPSDDPEMEKAAQKARHSFRFFWREMAWERRRIIPALELAAVKGTFSDPPELKSDDPDALEVEHMWLMDVDFDGREVEGTLINSPISLQSVKEGDRVKIRGKQICDWMYVVSGEVYGGFTVDLLRSRMGKGERKQHDNAWGFDFGEVGVINLVPPDYIGEGTPAKKGIFSFGKPKSQQQDYSKVAAAEHPMSINMRTSLAESIDENPEMITQADDHGYNFLHQLALAGSLDGVDVCIEKGFDPKDTAPNGMTPYSLAKSLGWKKVMERLEQAGAA, encoded by the coding sequence ATGTCTGCTTCTGAAAGTCCAGTGTTTACATCGCCCAGCGATGACCCCGAGATGGAAAAGGCTGCCCAAAAGGCGAGGCATAGTTTTCGATTCTTTTGGCGCGAAATGGCTTGGGAACGTCGGCGAATCATTCCGGCGTTGGAACTCGCCGCGGTCAAAGGGACCTTCTCAGATCCACCGGAACTGAAATCCGACGATCCCGATGCTCTCGAAGTCGAGCACATGTGGTTAATGGACGTCGATTTTGATGGGCGCGAGGTAGAGGGAACTCTCATCAACTCTCCCATCTCGCTACAGTCGGTCAAGGAGGGAGATCGAGTCAAGATTCGTGGAAAGCAGATCTGTGATTGGATGTATGTTGTCAGCGGCGAAGTCTACGGAGGATTCACGGTCGACTTGTTACGTTCTCGAATGGGCAAGGGAGAGCGCAAGCAGCACGACAACGCGTGGGGATTCGATTTCGGTGAAGTTGGCGTGATCAACTTGGTTCCCCCAGATTACATCGGCGAAGGTACCCCGGCAAAGAAAGGGATATTCAGTTTTGGCAAGCCGAAGTCACAGCAACAAGACTACTCCAAGGTTGCTGCGGCAGAGCACCCGATGTCGATCAATATGCGAACGTCACTTGCCGAGAGCATCGACGAAAATCCTGAGATGATAACGCAGGCGGACGATCATGGTTACAACTTTTTGCACCAGCTGGCTCTAGCCGGGTCGCTCGATGGTGTCGACGTGTGTATCGAAAAAGGGTTTGATCCAAAGGACACCGCACCAAACGGGATGACACCGTACTCGCTTGCAAAAAGCCTTGGTTGGAAAAAGGTGATGGAGCGTTTGGAACAAGCCGGCGCGGCTTAG
- a CDS encoding divalent metal cation transporter: protein MSDRPSQPSESSPAEFGAGDAKVQANRKILMDAQAAGRPLGAYIKLSGPGWLQAAITLGGGSLAGALFLGVLGGTSMLWLQLIAIVMGVIMLSAISYVTLSTGRRPFEAINSEINPALGWGWVIATAMANIIWCMPQFSLCYDALDKNLAVFAGGSGLGDGQGTKITVSIALLLAAGFVVLLNTKQGRAAKAFDIVLKSLVGMVVICFFGVVIMLAIKGELDFAMILTGFIPDLSQWTQPAGQMQGVVQSLEPEASEFWTGKLVGQQRTVMIAAAATAVGINMTFLLPYSMLARGWDKPFRGLARFDLSTGMAIPYVLVTSCVVIAAASSLHNKIDEHLASSDLVSMQSSPYYGGVEGPLLARVGYDAKEDGSDLETVRSALASARESVGGSLDESQAEKLDGAIALTEVTEEPPSAMSIVSGVASLPGVIEQPEVAALAETQSLLQVAELSEDEKRVALSLVKRDAFQLSTTLEPLLGAQLANLVFGLGVFGMGFSTIVILMLINGFAFREMFNRPNGTAPFVIGCLVAGISGSLWWKFWADEDTKFWLAIFASNFGMMLLPIAYITFFLMMNNKRILGDEKPTGTRMVVWNVLMVFAVAGAIVAASSAIYNKINDPVAFPAVMGMLVVYGIALVAGFIYRMKTPTEAV, encoded by the coding sequence ATGTCCGATCGACCGTCGCAACCCTCCGAGTCCTCGCCGGCTGAATTTGGTGCTGGTGACGCAAAAGTCCAAGCGAATCGTAAAATTTTGATGGACGCACAAGCTGCCGGTCGGCCGCTCGGTGCGTACATCAAATTGTCGGGGCCAGGTTGGCTGCAAGCAGCAATCACGCTCGGCGGTGGATCGCTTGCCGGAGCGCTGTTTTTGGGTGTTTTGGGCGGAACCAGCATGCTTTGGCTGCAGCTAATCGCCATCGTGATGGGCGTCATCATGCTTTCGGCAATTAGTTACGTCACGCTATCGACCGGGCGGCGACCGTTCGAGGCAATTAACAGCGAAATCAACCCGGCACTTGGTTGGGGATGGGTAATCGCGACCGCGATGGCAAACATCATTTGGTGCATGCCCCAGTTCAGCCTTTGTTATGACGCGTTAGACAAAAACTTGGCCGTCTTCGCCGGTGGATCTGGGCTGGGAGACGGACAAGGTACAAAAATTACTGTGTCAATCGCGTTGCTATTGGCAGCCGGATTTGTCGTATTGCTAAATACCAAACAAGGCCGAGCGGCGAAAGCATTCGACATTGTTTTGAAGTCATTGGTCGGGATGGTCGTGATCTGCTTCTTCGGTGTTGTGATCATGCTGGCGATCAAAGGCGAGCTCGATTTCGCGATGATCTTGACGGGCTTTATCCCGGATCTGTCGCAGTGGACGCAGCCTGCCGGACAGATGCAGGGAGTGGTTCAGTCGCTTGAACCAGAAGCGTCGGAATTCTGGACAGGAAAGTTGGTCGGCCAGCAACGGACCGTCATGATCGCTGCCGCTGCGACCGCAGTGGGAATCAACATGACATTTCTATTGCCGTACTCCATGCTTGCTCGTGGTTGGGACAAACCGTTTCGTGGACTCGCCCGCTTTGATTTATCGACCGGCATGGCGATTCCCTACGTGTTGGTGACCAGTTGTGTTGTGATCGCCGCGGCGTCGTCACTTCACAACAAGATCGACGAACATCTTGCCAGCAGCGATTTAGTGAGCATGCAGTCGAGTCCCTATTACGGCGGCGTCGAAGGGCCGTTGTTGGCGCGGGTCGGTTACGATGCCAAGGAAGACGGCTCAGACCTGGAAACGGTACGGTCCGCCCTTGCGTCAGCTCGCGAATCGGTCGGCGGTTCGCTTGACGAATCCCAAGCAGAGAAACTCGACGGCGCGATCGCGCTGACCGAAGTGACCGAAGAACCGCCGAGTGCGATGTCCATCGTTAGCGGTGTCGCCAGTCTTCCCGGAGTGATCGAGCAACCCGAAGTCGCCGCCTTGGCGGAAACCCAATCGCTTCTCCAGGTCGCCGAGTTATCCGAAGACGAAAAGCGTGTCGCGTTGTCGCTGGTGAAGCGGGATGCATTTCAACTTTCCACCACCCTCGAGCCGCTGCTTGGGGCACAATTGGCGAACCTGGTATTCGGTCTTGGGGTCTTCGGGATGGGCTTTTCGACGATCGTGATTCTGATGCTGATCAACGGTTTTGCCTTCCGGGAAATGTTCAATCGTCCCAATGGGACCGCACCGTTCGTCATCGGCTGCTTGGTCGCCGGAATTAGCGGTTCGCTGTGGTGGAAGTTTTGGGCTGACGAAGACACCAAATTTTGGTTGGCGATTTTTGCGAGTAACTTTGGCATGATGTTGTTGCCGATCGCCTACATCACGTTCTTTCTGATGATGAACAACAAACGCATTCTCGGCGACGAGAAACCGACGGGCACACGGATGGTGGTCTGGAACGTCCTAATGGTCTTTGCCGTTGCGGGCGCGATCGTTGCTGCGTCCTCGGCGATTTACAACAAGATCAACGACCCGGTGGCATTCCCGGCGGTGATGGGCATGCTGGTCGTCTACGGTATCGCGCTAGTGGCGGGATTCATTTACCGAATGAAAACCCCTACCGAGGCGGTATAA
- a CDS encoding GumC domain-containing protein has translation MSAPPIPWKHIRNVLVLFAPIWIGAVIVFGLLGGVYSLFSKDIYAARQPLVVRDEATRAVDRLGRFASQTELKAAQETILEMAQNREVVAAALRHIGPPDGDADPAWPSISDVDDAIKSSVNILAPQGAEFGNTEVVYLAVKSSSPERAIEFCRAMFDHLTKHLRDVRRVRADSVIIELSHARDLAKSNLDRVANEMHEIEVQFGADLGELRKLNDTYGGDSNLRRILETTKEQQRIAERELKKNQSLYDLLVASSKDPQRLLISGGDILSSQPSLLRLKDGLIDAQLKSSQLSGVYTMLNPKRRAAIATEREIRERIMQETLSVIAAMEPTLELQQVELEKLNKKTVDLSRKLEMLATARTSYAEIDAELKQRTEQLAAAEQRLADARANRSAALSTNLVAELGPPQVTEKPIGPGTMTTTFGAMMAGLIFGLGAVFLVAPGPAQNHGRRRWTDHVQSQNRRAEDRVQMNRRASDRDRTEFRERSTDSKDSPKQSEPHQETDRTNNADLG, from the coding sequence ATGTCTGCACCGCCCATTCCTTGGAAGCACATTCGTAACGTCTTGGTGTTGTTCGCGCCGATTTGGATCGGCGCCGTCATTGTTTTTGGACTCCTGGGAGGCGTTTATTCGCTTTTCTCCAAAGACATTTATGCGGCTCGTCAACCGCTCGTTGTTCGCGACGAAGCCACTCGAGCGGTTGATCGCCTGGGGCGGTTTGCCAGTCAGACCGAACTAAAAGCGGCTCAGGAAACCATCCTTGAAATGGCCCAGAATCGTGAGGTCGTCGCCGCTGCACTCCGACACATCGGTCCGCCTGACGGGGACGCCGATCCTGCGTGGCCGTCAATCTCTGATGTCGACGACGCGATCAAAAGTTCCGTTAACATCTTGGCGCCACAGGGTGCGGAGTTCGGAAATACCGAGGTCGTTTACTTGGCCGTAAAATCGAGTTCTCCCGAACGCGCGATCGAGTTTTGTCGCGCGATGTTCGATCATCTCACCAAGCATCTTCGCGATGTTCGTCGAGTTCGCGCGGACAGTGTCATCATCGAACTTAGCCATGCCCGTGACCTCGCGAAATCGAATCTCGATCGCGTCGCCAATGAAATGCATGAGATCGAAGTCCAGTTTGGGGCTGACCTGGGCGAGCTAAGAAAGCTTAACGATACCTACGGTGGTGACAGTAACCTGCGCCGGATCTTGGAGACGACCAAAGAACAACAGCGTATTGCGGAACGCGAGCTCAAGAAGAACCAGTCTTTGTACGATCTGCTGGTCGCCAGTTCGAAGGACCCACAACGATTGTTAATCAGTGGCGGCGATATCTTGAGTAGCCAACCATCATTGTTGCGACTAAAAGACGGGTTGATCGATGCACAGCTCAAATCGAGTCAGCTATCGGGCGTCTACACAATGCTGAATCCAAAGCGCCGAGCTGCGATCGCAACCGAACGTGAGATTCGGGAACGCATCATGCAGGAAACGCTTTCGGTGATCGCGGCGATGGAACCCACTCTGGAATTGCAACAAGTCGAACTTGAAAAGCTGAATAAGAAGACGGTCGACTTGTCGCGGAAGCTTGAGATGTTGGCCACCGCTCGGACATCCTACGCAGAAATTGATGCCGAACTAAAACAGCGAACCGAGCAACTTGCGGCCGCCGAACAGCGACTCGCCGACGCACGGGCTAATCGGTCAGCCGCACTTTCGACCAATCTTGTCGCGGAGCTTGGGCCGCCGCAGGTGACGGAAAAGCCGATCGGTCCGGGAACCATGACGACGACGTTTGGTGCGATGATGGCCGGACTGATTTTCGGCCTCGGGGCCGTCTTCCTCGTGGCTCCCGGCCCGGCACAAAATCACGGGCGCAGACGTTGGACCGATCATGTCCAAAGTCAGAATCGTCGTGCCGAAGATCGCGTCCAAATGAATCGGCGGGCCAGCGATCGTGATCGCACGGAGTTCCGCGAACGCAGTACCGATTCAAAAGATTCGCCAAAGCAAAGCGAACCGCACCAGGAAACCGACCGGACCAACAACGCCGATCTGGGATAA
- a CDS encoding sulfite exporter TauE/SafE family protein — MMEWTIWIGIAAIALTAGFIHSAIGFGFGIAAVTMLPWLIDAKHTQVIVSVASVPVMLIAVWNYRQGAELSNLWRAILGAAIAMPLGFLAFVFVSTDLLVRGTGLVILAMVWMNFRNRAKAKRQDQSGGGSAIIAGGIGGFLAGAVSIAAPPVAAFALSQPWDQRQFKAFLNQFLFVVSVYKCGALIVSGYVTPRVLVDALILAPAAWGGIQLGVLASSKLSAKQFQVFVAVALILAALNYVIRGDQ; from the coding sequence ATGATGGAATGGACGATTTGGATTGGGATCGCCGCGATCGCATTAACAGCCGGGTTTATCCATAGCGCGATTGGTTTTGGATTCGGAATCGCCGCCGTCACAATGCTGCCTTGGTTGATCGACGCGAAACACACGCAAGTGATTGTATCGGTTGCGAGTGTACCGGTCATGTTGATCGCAGTGTGGAACTATCGTCAGGGAGCAGAACTGTCCAACCTATGGCGGGCCATTCTCGGTGCGGCGATCGCGATGCCGCTGGGGTTCCTTGCGTTCGTCTTTGTGTCGACGGATTTGCTTGTCCGAGGCACCGGACTTGTGATCCTGGCGATGGTTTGGATGAATTTTCGCAATCGTGCCAAGGCAAAACGCCAAGATCAGTCCGGTGGTGGTTCGGCGATCATTGCCGGAGGCATCGGCGGTTTTCTCGCCGGCGCTGTTTCGATCGCGGCCCCACCGGTTGCCGCATTCGCACTTTCGCAACCGTGGGACCAACGCCAATTCAAAGCTTTTTTGAATCAGTTCCTGTTTGTCGTGTCTGTTTATAAATGCGGTGCATTGATCGTTTCCGGTTACGTCACTCCTCGTGTCTTGGTCGATGCGCTAATCCTGGCACCGGCTGCGTGGGGAGGTATCCAGTTGGGCGTTCTCGCAAGCAGCAAGTTATCTGCCAAGCAGTTTCAGGTTTTTGTCGCGGTCGCGTTGATCCTGGCGGCATTGAACTATGTAATCCGGGGCGATCAGTGA
- a CDS encoding MFS transporter codes for MQDESTNPYSNSSRPSDGGNKSLGTEPAKGPWYEGVTGYQWLILVIACAGWVFDVYEGQIFNITRNDMLKEVLGDEASVKAWGDNFLAIFLVGGTIGGLLFGSLADRFGRRPIMIATILMYSLFSGLTYFANDIYVIGILRFLVALGIGGEWAVAASLVAEVFPKRARAHATGIFHASSILGTWLAALSGILVGTNWRYAYLLGVLPAVLIVIVRACVKEPERWRQAQTSVSGNKAGSFSELLLNPQWNTLALRGMLLAAVGLGTFWSVTVAGQDLVRELLLTNGADEQVAGGKSKFAYGIIQAAGGGLGLLSFGPLAARFGRKPTFIFFHVFGMLIVPVVCFVPQTYTQMLIVLPVFGFLTLGMHSGYAIYFPELFPTHIRATGASFCFNGGRLLAVPVLLFSGWLKARDGMPLDYAVTGLSLIFLIGIVVMLTLPETKNRDLIDTE; via the coding sequence ATGCAGGATGAATCGACCAATCCCTATTCCAATTCGTCTCGCCCATCCGATGGCGGTAACAAGAGTCTTGGCACCGAACCTGCAAAGGGGCCTTGGTACGAAGGCGTCACCGGTTATCAATGGCTAATCTTGGTGATCGCCTGCGCCGGCTGGGTGTTTGACGTCTATGAGGGACAGATCTTCAACATCACTCGCAATGACATGTTGAAGGAGGTGTTGGGTGACGAGGCGTCTGTCAAAGCATGGGGCGACAACTTTCTCGCGATCTTTCTGGTCGGCGGCACGATCGGTGGCCTACTTTTCGGATCGCTAGCGGATCGATTTGGGCGCCGCCCGATTATGATCGCTACGATCTTAATGTATTCGTTATTTTCGGGGCTGACCTATTTCGCCAATGACATTTACGTAATCGGGATCTTGCGTTTTCTAGTTGCGCTTGGGATCGGCGGTGAATGGGCAGTCGCGGCTAGCTTGGTCGCCGAAGTGTTTCCCAAACGGGCGCGAGCGCATGCCACAGGAATTTTTCACGCTTCAAGCATTCTTGGAACTTGGCTGGCCGCGCTGTCTGGGATTCTTGTAGGTACAAATTGGCGATATGCGTACTTACTGGGCGTGCTTCCTGCGGTGTTGATCGTCATCGTGCGTGCTTGCGTCAAAGAACCTGAACGATGGCGGCAGGCACAAACAAGTGTTTCAGGAAACAAGGCAGGCAGCTTTTCAGAACTGCTTTTGAATCCCCAATGGAACACACTCGCACTTCGCGGCATGCTTCTCGCCGCCGTCGGTCTTGGAACGTTTTGGTCGGTGACCGTCGCGGGACAAGATTTAGTCCGCGAGCTTTTGCTGACCAATGGAGCCGACGAACAAGTTGCCGGCGGCAAAAGCAAATTCGCGTATGGCATCATCCAAGCAGCCGGAGGAGGCCTAGGACTGTTGTCCTTCGGTCCGCTAGCGGCACGTTTTGGGCGCAAGCCGACCTTCATATTTTTTCACGTTTTTGGCATGTTGATCGTGCCGGTGGTGTGTTTCGTGCCGCAAACGTACACCCAGATGTTGATCGTCTTGCCTGTTTTCGGCTTCCTAACGCTGGGGATGCATTCGGGGTACGCCATTTACTTTCCTGAATTGTTTCCAACTCATATTCGCGCAACGGGCGCAAGCTTTTGTTTCAACGGCGGCCGATTGCTCGCTGTCCCTGTGTTGTTGTTTTCAGGTTGGCTGAAAGCACGCGATGGGATGCCCCTTGATTATGCGGTGACAGGATTGTCTTTGATCTTTTTGATCGGTATCGTCGTAATGTTGACGTTGCCGGAAACCAAGAATCGAGATCTGATTGACACCGAATGA